The nucleotide window AGCCAGGACAGGATCTTCTAAAAGATTGGGTTCTGGATTTCCTTTAGCCTTCCTAGCCATGCACACCACACACTGCCCAGTAAGTTCAGGGCTCTGTGCCAGGGCCAGGAAGGCTAAGACATAAGGTATTTGTGTCCACTTGGTGGCACAACAAGTCCAATGGAAAGAGAGTGTTATAACTAACAGTACCATTTCTTGGTCTTTGGGGCTATATTGCGGCCAGGAGACATTGCAAGAAGaaatcaatttcttcttctagatGGACAGATCTACCTTGTCCCAAAGCTTTCAAGGAGTGCCCATTGGTGAATATTTGGGAATAGATGCCCTTACCTCACACTCCCCTCCACTGACTGCACCCCCTCAGGGAATGCAGCAAAAATCGGGACCCTGGGGGAGCAAGGACTAAAGATCACTATTTCTGACCTCTGATCAAAGGGAGTTCAAGCAAGATACCTCCTGGTCAATGCACCAAAATATGGTGTGGGAGAAAAACAGCCAAGCCTGTAGCAGGGTCTctccccaagaatgggagactcaactCTGTTGCATGCAGAAGCAAGAAAAGAATTGTATTCCAAGAAGAAGAGGTTTAAGGTGGTGAAATAGCCTAAGAGCTGGTAGAATAGTCTGGGGGCTAACCAGGTAGCCCTCCGACTGATGGGTGAGCCCAGGCACTAGCTAGAAGAGTAGCCTCTCTGGAGCTGATAGTATGGAGTAGCAGCTCCTCTGTAgactggcagcttccacactctGTGGAGCAGGTTGGCATGTTTATTGGGGTCTGGTAGCTTAGtatctccctttccaaactcaggGGGAGgaatgttttggggtttgttgccatagggaataaggaggAGCATGTGCAAGATggggggattcttctggaatgtcaGAGCCCCCAGAGCTCAGGTTCCATGTTCCTCCATTGTCCAGCTTGTCATCGTCTGTCAGTGTGGGAGAGATCTCACTGCCCTTCTAGAGTGGGAACATGGGAGTGAGGGGGGTGCAGTACATTGGAGGCCCACTCTGGgtcattaattatttctaagtacataagtaattaataaaatggagCAGGTACAAAGCTGATGGTCAGTCTAGAATATTACAAATCTAGAACACAGAGTGGAAAATTGAATAAtctgcaattcatgcttgactgaTGCTGAAACTAGAGGTTTTGCAGTTGAGGTTTAATCAGTGCTAACTGGTGACAAATGCAAGACTTCAGAGTAAGAGGACCCCATTCCTATTCCTGCCCCTCACTGCCCCCTGTCAGCCCACATCAAGACCAAATTCTCAGATCTTCTGCagagactgagacaaacagaaaaatGGGTAGCCACAGGAATCCCCTCCAGACATGCCCCACTGAGCCCACCCTAAACTCTGAGGCAGGCTTGGCAGGCCCGCCCTGAGCCCGGGGACAGCTGCGAGATCCGGGTCTCCCAGGAGGGCCAGGAGATGCTGCTGACCtctgcctccttcctcccctcagcCTCCATCCTCAGCTGCTGGATCCAGCCAACGTCTGCTCAAGGTTTCACTGTTGTACCAGATCCGGCCTATGGGACAGAAGGTGGCAGCGTCACCCTGAATATCCAGGGGTACCCAGGGAGTACTTTGTCCTATACTTGGTACTATAAGTCATCAGCTGAGGATCCCACCCAGGTTGAGATCGCCTACTACCAAGCTAGTACCGGAGAGCAGACACCAAACGATATCCGACAGAGAGTGCTCTCTAATGGCTCCCTGTTCATCCCAGACCTCATCCTCAATGACGCTAAATACTACATTGTACAGATCGCGGATTCCCTTGGAAAAGAATTTCAAGGAGTCCAGCTGACTGTGTATGGTAAGTGCTGCCCTGGCCAGGGACCCTGCAGTTGCTCTAACAGCCTCTCTCTGTCCGGTTCCTCCTCACATCCTTAGCCAGGGAGCAGGAAGAAGCCCCAGCATGACCCTCTcccacaggaagtatctgaggagcTGAGACTCCccaaactcagggcttcctgctttttttttaacccttaccttgtaccttacaatcaatactgtgtattggtcctaaggaagaagagcagtaagggctaggcagtggggtgaagtgacttgcccagggtcacacagctaggtagtgttaGAGaactaatttgaacccaggacctcccatctctaggcctggctctcaatccactgagctacccaactgcccccttatACCCCTTTGCTTATCACCCCCAGACAACCCACGAGAGTTCAGAGGTCCCTGATTGTTGAGGCCCCAAAGACTCAGGGAATGCAGGGCTTCTACACTCTCCAAGATGAGTTTCCAGAGGACTTGGCTGGATATTTCCAGGTGGACTAAATCATCTTGGCTGCTCTGCACCAAGCCACCCAGTCCATGACTGCCCCAGGAGAGGTGATTCACCTCAGGGAAGATCTGAGGGTCCAGCTTAGTCAACTATGACTGCCAGCTCTGCCTTGCATTTGACCAGGGCTCATAGTGGCAGCTGATCTCCTCCAGAGGTTCCTGAGGCAGGAAATTTATTGTTGATTTTCTCCTGCCCCAAGACATTTAAAAGCATAGGAGGCAGGTGGAGCATCGGGAAAGAAGAGGGTCAATGACATGCCCTTTCCAGTTGGGTCCAACAGGCGTACTGTCCCAGGGTCCTACTGCTCAGGAGCCAGAGGCCTGCTGCCTTGGaggtctgagagagagagaatcctctTATGAACAGGGATGCCAGGGGGAGAACCCCTACATtggctccattttctttttctttgttgtttttttttttatttttaaataacccttgctttctgtcttggaTTCAGTACTAccattggttccaaaacagaaaagaggaaaggcttaggcaattggggttaagtggctcaTCCAGGGTCTcgtagctaagaagtatctgaggacagatttgaaccaagtacctcccatctccaaccctgtctctctccactgagccacctgcttGTTCttattgcctccatttccttgagGAAAGACCAAGAGAGGCTCCCAGGGGCCCCCTTCTATAGGGTAAGACTGGGAGGGAAGGTCCTGGTCCCTGCTGAGGTCTCAGCTGGAGGAAGAGGAGACACATTCAGTTCAAGGAGAGGATGAAAGGTCTTTTGGGGCTCCACCCAGGAGCAACTTTCCCAAGGAGGAAAGTTTTTCAGGTGGGAAAAAATGTCAACATTAGCTTACGTATTCCAGAGGGCATGCAAAGGGCTCTATGTGGCATATTTCACTGGATTCTCACAAAGACCCTGCAATGTAGGTGCCATTTTTTATCagggaagaaaatgagactgaAAGAGACCAAGTCACTTGGTCAGTCAccagctagtaagtagctgagacAGGATTCGAATTCAAGCCTTCTTGACCCCATCCACTACAGAAAACTGCCTCAGGAGATCAtgaaagcttttttaaaattcagttattCTATTTTCCGAATTACATGGAAGAATAATTTTCAGCACAGGGTTTCCAAAATCAGAAGATCCGAAccgtctccttccctcccttctctccccctactTGGGGATGGCAGGCAATTCCATCTGGGTCATCTAGGTATTACCAAGGAAAACCCACTTCCCTGTTTGCCCTTGCTGGAAGGGCACACTCACCCAGAAGCCAAAGGCCAGACTAACAGAGATACACTGAAGTGAAAGTCTCCAGAGTCATTCTCTGGGCTTCGCAGCCTTCCCTGTCCAAAGGCTTTCCAGACTGAGTGGCATCCGCCATTCTGAGTCTGACTTCCTCCTGGGCTTTTTCTACAGAATAAGCAAGCAGTATGTGTCTTCTCTCCTGACATACAGAACATGGAAACGTATTCTCTGATGAAATCTGTTCCAGCCAGATCATATTAACTCCTCCTGGGggggaggaaggcaggaaggaacaGAGATTCCAAGATGTCTGAAAAGGAATCTCTCCATGAAAAAAGAGTCACTGAGCTGGCCCAGAAGTCTCTTGCTTCTCTTTGATCATATTCTCCCTAAGAAAAGCACAGACTGTGTTGAGCACTACAAGCTCAATGGGAAGAGAGTCTCTGAGCCAATAGGCTGCTGGGGTTTTACTTGCATTTTGTGCCAATAACTGAAGTCTCAGCATTAAAAAGGGTAAATGCCCAGTTAATATATCCACTTTCAGCATTTGGCCTGGGAATCTTTCAGCAGAGATTCAGTGACTGTTTCCCTGGGATGTTTGAGTGGTTTCGGGATGACTTCGGAGGCAAGAATTCCAGAGGCCCTCTGGGGAATTTCTTGCTGTGAGGTGTTGGGTCTACAGAAGAGTAGTGACAAGCCAAGACTTCTGGGGATTCCTTGCAGAGTGTCCTTATGGGAAACTGTCCTAGGCATCTGGCTGTGGCAGATGTTCCAGAGTGAGATGCAGGAGTCGGCACTCGGAGAGAGCTGCTGCTCTTCTCCAGCTGACTTTCACCTAATTCCTGAGCAGAGGAGATTGTGGGAGGCAGGTCCTAAGAATCACCCATCTGTTGATCCAGAGGCATTTATTCAGgcacctatcatgtgccaggcactttactgGGTACTGGGgatgaaaaaatgacaaaatataatgAATCAGAAACCTCAAGGAGAACGCATTCTATTAGAGGAACATATAAACATGGACATGAAACAAATGTAAGGAGAATAGGGATCGACCCTGGACTGATGATTTCCTGGGAGGTGGAAATCTTGGGGGAGGCAAATTCCCTTGCCAATGCAAGCTAGCCCCTTGCTCTTAACTCCTAGCCTTTGAGTTCTTTTGGGCAGTGAGGAAGAAAAGCAATTTGAGGAGTAAATTAAGAAGCTGGTATGTTTCTGAGACAAAACTTGCACCCAGTTCTTCTTGGCTTCAAGGCAGGCCCTCTagttatatacaaagtaattagggagggagggaactaGTAGAGGATGGcaccaagaaaggcttcctggaggacaTCTAGTTTAAAGGtcatcttgaaggaagctagaggatgcaagagggagaggaaaggacaaAGGGCATCCCAAGTTGGGGAACAGAATTAACTTTATTCCTCAGGACTGGACACTCTAGTGTTTGAGACCTGGGAAAGAAGTTCTGCCCATTGAACCCTCTGAAGATCCTAGGAAGAAAGAGCCTGAGGAGGACCCAGTGATAGTTGCTGAGGCAGGGAACTTGTGTGGTTCTAAGACTGCTTCAGTTTCAGGGCTGGTATaaggcacagtagatggagtgtcaagcctggagttgggaggactgagtttcaaatctggcctcagatacttctgagctgtttgaccctgggcaagtcacaaccccatttgTTTAGCCCTGGGGTCAAATGCTCTGTTCACATCTGGGCACCACAAATTGAGATAGACATGGACAAGTTCCTCGCTAAGAAGCTGGTCTTCAATGTCTGATAGAACCAAGAAGATAGCCCTGGGCTCCCATATTCAAGCTATGGCAGGAGAGACCAACCCAAAGTGTCCATCATCAAAGGACTTGGCCATTGCCAAGTGAGCAGAGGCTTATCACTCCAAGCTTGGCTATAAGGAGATGGATTTTCAAGTCTAGAATATTCATGATATCCATTTGCTAAAGGCATAAGGGAGAGAATTATGGCATGGAAGGAACACCTTCTAGAAATCACAGCTATTAAAGCATGAGAGTATCTTCCCACGGGATAATGACAACTCATTGTCATGGCCAGGGAAGTTTTTCAGAGCAGGGAGAGTGAAGGAAAGCTGAGTCTTGTGCCATATATGGTCATTGTATAGGACTGTGTAGGCAGCATTGCTCTATATCAACCCAGTGGGTAGAATTAGGACcagagaggagagatgagaagaaagcTAATGTCAACATAACATAAGGGAGACCTCAGAAGCAGAGCTGTCCAGAGGTCCAGAGATGACAAGACCATGGGTAAGCAGAGGATGGATGACTATTGTCCAGGTATGCTGACAGATCTTGGACCAGATGTTCCCTGCCATCTCTGGTGCTCTGTTGTGCTGAGACAGTGATATGCTGTGGACCTTTTATAAGTCTCGTCACAGTCAAGACTACTTAGTCCTTAGGGAATGCTGTGGAATTTCTTCAGGGACAGAGAACATCTGCTGAACTTTTTGGGTCCCATCCCTGGTCAAGGAAGGAACAAAAACTAGactagagggaggaagaagggaacaagcatttactaagtgcctactatatgctaggcaccaTGCTAACTCTTGACATAGATTATTGTATTTCACTAGGGTTAGTGGATGAGATTAAAGTATGTAGGGACTCAATGGGATCACAGGCTCCTCCCACCCCAAGGAGGCTACTAGTAATATCCTGGGTCTTCCCATTCAATTCCCTGAGTATGGACCTTCCTAGGGGAAGTTTATGGAAGGAAGCACTGCCATCAATATCCAAAAGGGAGCCTAATCCTGGGAGGGGCTCTGATTTTGAGAGATGATGACTGGGTCTGCCAGGGCAGCTCTATGGAGGTCTCCGGGACACTGTGTGAAGCCACCTGAGGAAGAGGGCCACATAATAGGAAGTAGTTCTGAGATCAGTGGTGTCTCTCAATCACTCCCATTTCAATAGGGACACTCCATCCTAGAGAGAGAGGACTTGGCAGTGGGTGCTGAAGAGAACCTGGCTTCTGAATCAAGAAACCTGGGTTTTAACCCCAGGGCTATGATTTCTTATTTGATGAGCCTTGTATGAGTCTCTCAGCCCCTGGGAGGCTCTGTTTTTGACCCTGAAAAATTAAGAGAGGATATTAGATAAGGCTAAAAGCAATTCCTGGTGAAAATCTCCATCTTCACTGTCTCTGTGAGCCCTAAGCTTTCAGGTTCCTGGTCTGAGAAAGGCCCCCAAGGACCTTCAGGTAAAGAGGAAAGAGCTGAGACCCCGGAAAAGGAGTAGTCACTCACTTTCTTAGCAATCACATCAGTCTCTTTGggccttcattttctcctttgtaaaataggaTAGAAGGATCCTGCAAAGCATCACACAGGTGGAGTCAAAAGGGTCCTATTATCCAGCTAATTCAGCTCCCTCATTGTACTGATggggaaactaaaaaaaagaggTGGTGGATGGAGCAGCAGCGAGGCCCAGGGTAAGAGTAATATGCACTGACTGTTTCCTGGAACCACCATTATGGAGGAGACATTCTGAttcagaagggaagagaaatgggaaacagTGAGCAAAAACTGATGGAAGCTTTCTTTTGTGCCAGAGAATTCTTGGGTAGTCAGCATGTCAGCATCCAGGCAGCCCCTCTGAGAAGGCGGtctttaaatttcaaaaataaaatccagagacctttaaaggaaaccaattttattgatgtataactattaacatatttttatgaaatacaATCAGAGAATGGAGGTCAAGGGACTCCTGTGGTAGAATGAGATGCTGATGAGAGGCAGAGAAAGCCTCATCAGATAGGGAGTttactggacctgaagtcaggaagttctgagttcaaatctagcctcagacacttgctatatGTATGTGCTCAAAAAGGCATATAACCTCAGCATACGTCCGTTTCctgaattgtaaaatggggataatgagagCACTTTTTTtagtagcttgtaatattttttccttggtctggtagtttttgaatttggctataatatttcttgaagttgtcagttgtggattaaatgtaggaggtgacctgtggattctttcaatttctacttttccctcttgttagaGAATGTCAGGGTAATTGTTTCTGATAATTTCTAGTAGGatgatatctaaactttttcttttatcatgatgttctggtaaaccaataattcttaattgtctcttctagctctgttctccagatctttgattGACTAGATGAGgtctttcatattctcctcaaatttttcattttttcattttgttttatatattctttctgccttctgaagtcatttgcttctatttgttgagttctgttttttaaagactgaattccatccctggctttttggtcatccttctccttctggtctgattttctttgtagatcatcttttgccttctttgcttcattttcaagctggccaattctgacttttattttcttgttttagttcatgtatttcctttttcaaattgtcttcagtctctcttgattgctttttgagttcctgaagttcttgagttaattgaattttgagatcttccaaagcctgtgtccaattcgctggaatttcttcctcttctatttctatttcatttgctctcttttcacttcattgaaagaagctgtcaattgtcatttcttttctctttttctgttgtttagttatattttttccttttctgttctgctagtttgagcagatgtatttaatgatctttgatgtaagatcttcccccagctggcaatggaggtttgtagttactttctctgccctctgaagacttcttgtctttccaatttttGGTATTTAGCCTGTACTGATTGATCTGTActtcttaatctgccctgaggctaaaacctggagaggagaaaacaaacaaacaaacaaacaaacaaacaaacaaacaaacaaaaacttgggGGGGGACACAAaaggagcatttttttttgctaagctgagctgtccagctggaaggtccccctgtgctgtccttgtgtttgatctctttttctttcctcttgaagccctttgttctttATCTCagtgtgaggaagccaagtgatctgtggtctgaggtttggctctctctaagccaccttcttccAGGTGTTTttactgtgtttctctggttttctcctccagtcacctctccagtgcctgtattcaactccctgagtccagtACCAGCAAGGCCCTTTCTCCAGGCAGTTGCACCTGCCctccctgagatttcaggggccccTGGACActgcacagcacgtgggggaggtgtcctgggattccccttctatactctctgacccaacagttcaagaattgaagtctttttcttggcatacctctttagttgtgcagcaTTAGGGTTCTCCCTGCTCTGTTGCATTGTtagatttgttctctttcttctcaaagcgcaTTGTTTTTTACCTTGGTGTGTAAGGgagtggaggttttaagatttgctctgtctaagccgccatcttaCCAGAAATCGATAATGAGAGCACTTAAGCTCCCAAGATTgtcataaggataaaatgagataatgtttttaaagcccctgacaataataataaccataaaaaaaacaacatttatgTGGTACCTAACATGTGCCAGAGTATGAATAATGTGtgaggtctagagtcaggaagattcatcttcttgagttaaaaACTGACTTCAGATACATACtcactgtgtgacactgggcaaatcacctatccctgcttgcttcagtttcctcatttgtagaatgagtaAGAGAAGGCAATGGCACAACACTAGTATTTTTCCAAATAGGGGCCCAAAGAGTGAGACAGAACTGGAATAAATGAACAACCACAACTACCACATGCTGGACACATTTCTTTTGGTTGCTCAGGTgctaagtcatgtctgactccacATGCACATACATGACCCTATGCATAAAATCCTTAAGATTTCTCTTCCAAAGATCCTTGAGTGGCTTGCATTTCCTACTTCACTGTATCCCTATTTTGCTGATGAGcaattgaggcaaatagatgtgaagtgacttgcctggggttacatggctagtaagtgttccaggacagatttgaaatcagatcttctttttttatttttattttttattgattaagaaaattttccatggttatatgaatcatgttctttccctcccctccttccacctccctcacatagccaacaagcaattccactgggtttttcatgtgtcattgatcaagaactatttccatattattgatatttgcattagtgtgattgcttagagtctgcatcctaaatcatatccctattgacccatgtgatcaagcagttgtttttcttctgctgaattcagatcttcttaactAGACCttcatctactgtaccaccttgctgctccTGTCAGGAAtacattaggcacttaataaatgcttattcccaacTCTTCATTCTCACCTTAATCACTAGGTTCATCGTGTCCTGGGAGGTATCTGGAGGAAGGGTAGTCCAGGATAGAGTACTCCTTTCCCATAGTTTCCTGCTCTCCTTAATTATTAGTACAGCTGTAGAATGATGTGGCATCTCCTTCCCTATGATATCAGGGCCTATCCCCAAATGCCAGTAATTGAAGTATTTGGGTTTCGGCtttaggtattttttttcttgaagtgatgCCTGATGGAGATGCAGCCCAGCCCCTCAATCAACTCTCTCTTCTTTTGCTTTCTACAGAGAAACTGGCCAAACCCAAGATTGCTGTCAATAACACCAACATCATAGAGAATGAATCTTTAATCTTTACATGTGTCACAGAAAATGTGGGGGCAAACATTCGGTGGTTCTTCAATGACCAGCCTCTGTCACTTGATGAGAGGATGAACACATTGGAGAATAATCAGATTCTCATCATTAAGGGTGTGAAGAGGGAAGATGCTGGGTCCTATCAATGTGAAGCCTGGAATCCAGCCATTGCCAATAGAAGTGATGCCTTCACGCTGACTGTGAACTGTGAGTgattctctgtctccttccccccAAACTCTGTCCCCAGCAATGACTGAAAtcccatttctctctttcctctttacaCAGATGGACCAGAGAATATTAGGATTCCTCAGAGTCCTGAAAGTGGGGATATTGAGGTCCAATTCAATGACTCCCTGACTTTAGAGTGTCTGGCTCTGTCTTATCCCCCTGCCCAGTATGAATGGCATGTCAATGAGAGTTCTAGTCCTGTACATTCAGGAAGCACTTATACCCTCATGCCTGCATCTTTGGAACATTCAGGAAAGTATACATGTTGGGCAAGGAACAGGGTGACCAAGTTATCAGTGTCTAAGGACATCACCATCAAGGTGGCTGGTaagtcttctctctctttcctcagaGAATAAGTCCTTGAATGGGATGTAAGAAAGAAGTGCTCAGGACCATTCAAGGGGACAACTTTTCATGGTGCATTGGGAGAggacaattaaagaaaaaatctcttTAAGGGATGTGGTCAGATTTATAGTGAATGTTAGTCCATTTATGCTAGTTTGTCCTTGGTAGAAATGGAGAcaaacttctctttctctcttattaatCTGAGAAACTCTTATGTCCAATGCAAGCTCATTCATCATGTGACACACATTTAGGTGCCTACCGAGTGCAGAACAGTGTGCTAGACACTGAATGAAGTACAAAGTTTACCCAAGATTTCATTCTTGCCTTCATGATCTTACAATCTAGTAGAAGGTTCAGACTCCAACAAAAATAATTGATAGACAATATTAGAGGATAGGTATGTTTAGAGAGTGATTGCATGATAAAGTGTTGAGGGAAGCCTGGGGGGAAAGTGCATTGCAGTTGTGGATGGTCAGAACTCAGGTTAGGTTTCAGAGAAGAGTTATCACTTGAGTTGTGCTTTAAAGGATGGGAAGGAGTTCAATAGGTccaggaagaagaggaataatattttatttctatggaAAAATAGCTCAGGTTAATGTTCAAAGGTAGGAAAGTATGATGTGTTCCTAAATACAGAAAATAGACCAATACAGCTTGGGCAGACTATGCATGGCCATAAGTAGTTCTTCAAGTACTTAGTTCTAAGGAATCACTATGAGGATCACACAAAATTAAACAGCCATCACAATAAAGAAccattcctctctccttccacctTCTGAAAGGATGAGACAAAGaacaaagagatgaaaagatatgggaagaagatagaggaaaattaatatttttaaattataaatgtaaattagAATTTCATCCATAAAAGAGAAGAGGTTAGCATAGCTCATTAGAAAGCAAAAGCTGAGCAATATGTTGTCTATAAAGAATACATCTGAAATATAAAGATTCACAGAATTAAAATACAGggttaggaaaaaaatctcttatgTTCATGTAGAACTAAAAAAAGTTGATACCAATCATGATCTGAGATAACAGCAAAAATGGacttgatatgaaaaaaaaattagggaaactCCATTATActgaaaggtaccatagacaCTGAATTACTGCACCATTATAACAATGAATGTGGGCTAAATTGCCAAACAtatatgtttggaaaaaaaagatgaagaaaattacaACAGTAAGGGATCTTAATGTACTGCTTTCAGATGTGGAAAATATTACTAAAAAGAGAGATGTCTAAGGACCTGAACCAAATTGTATGAAAGTTGGATAAGATGGATCTTTGGTGAATAttgaataaaaaatggaaagagcctTCTCATCTATGTGTGTCACTTTTACTAAAACTGATCATGCACCAGGGCATTATGAACTCCTTCTTGCTAAAAAGCAAAGTAATAAACACATATACTGATCGCAGTTCAATAAAATTCATATTCACTAAAGGTCTttgaattaaaaagggaaaactaCAGAGTAAATGCCATAATTGTAAAGAGCTGTTGGATCAAGGACAGTTTTATCACTTCTCCTTTTGACCAGAGTAAGTGATCTCATTTCTATCAGCAGACCTTAGCCCATCTTCCTCAATTCTCCTCAATAACAATACATGGAGCACTTAAAATGCAAAGGGGAAGGGCACAGATTGGAAGAAAGACTAAAGGAAGGAAAACCAATAAGGaagcttttgagaaaaaaatcaaatggaaaataatgaagGCTTTTGACTaggaagtggggaagagaatGGTGAGCTCAGAGGACTGAAAGCTGAGATGAATGTGACAGACAGAAACACATCCCCAACCCACACtgcatcattttataaattgggAAATTGATGTCCAGAGAGTGGAAGAAACTTCCCCAAATCTCATAGCTAGAAAGTGACAGGGGCAGGATTCTAATCCAGCTCTCAAAATTCTAATCCCAGTGCTCTTTCTGTTACAATGCACTGCCTTTCAGGGATCAATGCAAGAGACAAACATTTAGCGATTTTTTGAGGAGAAAATGACATGATCAGAATGGTATTTAAGAATGATTAAATATGGACAATGATCTGAAGGATAAACTAGAGAGATGACACACCAGAGTCAGAAACATTGGCCAGAAAATTATTGCCAATATGTGGAAGAGAAGTGATGTATGTCTACTGCAGAAACTGAGATGAGGGGATAGATGTGAGAGATATTGTCCAGTAGAAACACAAATAACCATAACATTAAGGAGGCCATTGCAGAACTTGATTTGATGATGATTTTGAAGGAAAGGTCAAAGATTGTTTTAAATCTGAACCAAATGACTGGGAGTTTGGTGGTACcatcaacagaaatagaaaaaggtaGGGACACAATGTTGGTAAGAGACCATAAATTCTGAGACTGGGTATGTAGAGTTCAGTGTGATTGACCAAAATTCAGGTGTCTCCAATTATTTGCCAGGAAGCATACAATGTGACCTTGACAAGGGAATATTCAGGCTCAAGGAAGAAAAGCTGAGTCTATGT belongs to Gracilinanus agilis isolate LMUSP501 chromosome 5, AgileGrace, whole genome shotgun sequence and includes:
- the LOC123249237 gene encoding carcinoembryonic antigen-related cell adhesion molecule 20-like gives rise to the protein AWQARPEPGDSCEIRVSQEGQEMLLTSASFLPSASILSCWIQPTSAQGFTVVPDPAYGTEGGSVTLNIQGYPGSTLSYTWYYKSSAEDPTQVEIAYYQASTGEQTPNDIRQRVLSNGSLFIPDLILNDAKYYIVQIADSLGKEFQGVQLTVYEKLAKPKIAVNNTNIIENESLIFTCVTENVGANIRWFFNDQPLSLDERMNTLENNQILIIKGVKREDAGSYQCEAWNPAIANRSDAFTLTVNYGPENIRIPQSPESGDIEVQFNDSLTLECLALSYPPAQYEWHVNESSSPVHSGSTYTLMPASLEHSGKYTCWARNRVTKLSVSKDITIKVAASKSPGGSNGATVSGGAITGIVIGVLAGVALLGALIYVLITKNTGGDKKDHPQERQSAPRRVIILVSYLFIIRAILQIKSVGGRAKTFSTCASHLTAVMLFFGTLVFMYWRSSSGKSPEEEKVVSVFYTVVIPMLNPIIYSLRNKEVNAAFRKVISRFQVSQEM